A region from the Microcella frigidaquae genome encodes:
- a CDS encoding IS256 family transposase, with protein sequence MALNQSALLQLLAELKLTDTTDRIRQMTERLYQELIDAEAASVIGAGPYERTAERVATRNGARLRTLSTTAGDLELRIPKLRAGSFFPSLLERRRRVDQALFAVVMEAYLHGVSTRKVDDLVKALGADTGISKSEVSRICAGLDATVAAFRDRSLSQIAYPYVFLDATYCKVRIDGRVVSQAVVVAIGITADGHRQVLGFDVGDSETEEFWKAFLRSLKARGLSGVKLVISDAHAGLKAAIAVVVQGAAWQRCRVHFMRNVLTVLPKGRQEMVASIIRTIFAQPDAEHIDAQFEEVARMIDRVHPKAAQMLHDARADVLAFKHFPARHWRQIWSTNPLERLNREIKRRTDVVGVFPNTASLLRLTGAVLIEQHDEWEAGDRRYFSEASMAELTATSSVEDAVMLPEITAA encoded by the coding sequence ATGGCCCTCAATCAGTCTGCCCTGCTTCAGCTGCTCGCCGAGCTGAAACTCACCGACACCACCGACCGCATCCGTCAGATGACCGAACGGCTCTACCAAGAACTGATCGACGCCGAAGCCGCGTCGGTGATCGGCGCCGGACCCTACGAGCGCACCGCCGAGCGCGTTGCGACTCGCAACGGGGCGAGGTTGCGCACCCTGTCGACCACTGCGGGAGATCTGGAGTTGCGGATCCCGAAGCTGCGGGCCGGCAGTTTCTTTCCGTCGTTGTTGGAGCGGCGCCGCCGGGTCGATCAGGCGCTGTTCGCCGTGGTGATGGAGGCCTACCTGCACGGCGTCTCCACCCGCAAGGTTGACGATCTGGTCAAGGCGCTCGGCGCCGACACGGGCATCTCGAAGTCCGAGGTGTCTCGCATCTGCGCCGGCCTGGACGCGACGGTTGCGGCATTCCGCGACCGATCCCTGTCTCAGATCGCCTACCCCTACGTCTTCTTGGACGCCACCTATTGCAAGGTTCGCATCGACGGGCGGGTGGTGTCTCAAGCGGTTGTGGTCGCGATCGGGATCACCGCTGACGGGCACCGTCAGGTGCTCGGCTTTGACGTGGGCGACAGCGAAACGGAGGAGTTCTGGAAAGCGTTCCTGCGATCGTTGAAAGCTCGAGGGCTTTCCGGGGTGAAGCTGGTGATCTCCGACGCGCACGCGGGTTTGAAAGCAGCTATCGCGGTGGTGGTGCAGGGAGCGGCCTGGCAGCGGTGCCGCGTGCATTTCATGCGCAACGTGCTCACCGTCCTGCCTAAGGGTCGGCAGGAGATGGTGGCCTCGATCATCCGCACGATCTTCGCCCAACCCGACGCTGAGCATATTGACGCGCAGTTCGAGGAGGTTGCTCGCATGATCGACCGCGTTCACCCCAAGGCTGCCCAGATGCTCCACGATGCCCGAGCCGACGTGCTGGCGTTCAAGCACTTCCCCGCCCGGCATTGGCGGCAGATCTGGTCGACGAATCCGCTGGAACGGCTGAACCGTGAGATCAAACGTCGCACCGACGTCGTCGGAGTGTTCCCGAACACTGCCAGCCTGCTGCGCCTGACCGGCGCCGTTTTGATCGAGCAGCACGACGAATGGGAAGCTGGCGACCGCCGTTACTTTTCCGAAGCGTCCATGGCCGAACTCACCGCCACCAGCTCGGTCGAGGACGCGGTGATGCTGCCCGAGATCACGGCCGCCTAG
- a CDS encoding 3'-5' exonuclease: MKVGTIKRAKGLEFKQVLLARVDGSLLAPVAEGLDEGAAEAREIARRELYVGMTRARDGLWVGSTAH; the protein is encoded by the coding sequence GTGAAAGTCGGAACGATCAAGCGGGCCAAGGGCCTCGAGTTCAAGCAGGTGCTGCTGGCCAGGGTCGACGGGTCACTGCTGGCCCCAGTTGCCGAGGGGCTCGACGAGGGAGCGGCCGAAGCGCGCGAGATTGCGCGGCGCGAGTTGTACGTCGGGATGACCCGCGCTCGCGATGGGCTGTGGGTTGGGTCGACTGCTCACTGA
- a CDS encoding DUF7002 family protein codes for MLTSELVRLYPFLFHTAVDGSWPSIREHGLLSTAAVLDKWEVDDARRRELLTTVRAEGTVLEHPVLGSAVVRDQGPLNETSLRDSLTDLTVEQWLQTLNERVFFFLQRGQVDGLVGARRYRSTPSLVLVIDTASLVAVHEDRIELCRINSGFAQPHSKTPRGSDTFVKIADYPHPHRAAPVRADRPDVKELTVLGSVPDIVRHVRSVERVVGGEVVEHLPVG; via the coding sequence GTGCTGACTTCTGAGCTTGTGCGGCTCTATCCGTTCCTGTTTCACACGGCGGTCGACGGAAGCTGGCCTAGCATTCGGGAGCACGGGCTGCTCAGCACGGCGGCCGTGCTCGATAAGTGGGAGGTCGACGACGCTCGACGGCGTGAGCTGCTGACCACTGTGCGGGCGGAAGGCACGGTGCTTGAGCATCCCGTTCTCGGGTCGGCTGTCGTGCGCGATCAAGGGCCGCTCAACGAGACGTCGTTGAGAGACAGCCTCACCGACCTGACGGTCGAGCAGTGGCTGCAGACGCTCAACGAGCGGGTGTTCTTCTTCTTGCAGCGTGGGCAGGTTGATGGTCTGGTCGGGGCTCGGCGGTACCGCAGCACTCCGAGCCTGGTGCTGGTGATCGACACGGCCAGCCTCGTCGCCGTGCACGAAGATCGGATCGAGCTGTGCCGCATCAACTCTGGCTTCGCGCAGCCGCACAGCAAGACGCCGCGCGGCAGCGACACGTTCGTGAAGATCGCCGACTACCCGCATCCGCATCGGGCGGCACCGGTGAGGGCCGACCGGCCTGACGTGAAGGAGTTGACCGTGCTCGGGAGTGTGCCCGACATCGTGCGGCACGTGCGAAGCGTCGAGCGCGTTGTCGGCGGGGAGGTTGTCGAGCATCTGCCGGTTGGCTGA
- a CDS encoding 3'-5' exonuclease, which translates to MRTLVASGVDPGDIGVLTATNRDALSLLAALRAADFGVIELESYAGAPAPLVKVGTIKRAKGLEFKQVLLARVDGSLLAPVAEGLDDGAAEAREIARRELYVGMTRARDGLWVGSV; encoded by the coding sequence GTGCGCACGCTGGTCGCTTCGGGCGTCGACCCCGGTGACATCGGCGTGCTGACGGCCACGAATCGGGATGCTCTCTCCCTGCTCGCCGCGCTGCGCGCCGCCGACTTCGGCGTCATCGAGCTCGAGAGCTACGCGGGCGCCCCCGCTCCCCTAGTGAAGGTCGGAACGATCAAGCGCGCCAAGGGCCTCGAGTTCAAGCAGGTGCTGCTGGCGCGAGTCGATGGGTCGCTGCTGGCCCCGGTTGCCGAGGGGCTCGACGACGGAGCGGCTGAAGCGCGCGAGATTGCGCGGCGGGAGTTGTACGTCGGGATGACCCGCGCCCGCGATGGGTTGTGGGTTGGGTCTGTGTGA
- a CDS encoding MT-A70 family methyltransferase, with translation MATPLRADTLATPPDPLPVVEGGFQTVLADPPWRFANRTGKVAPEHRRLDRYDTMDLDAIKNLPVGSHAAENSHLYLWVPNALLPEGLAVMESWGYRYVSNIVWAKRRADGGPDGRGVGFYFRNVTELILFGVRGRMRTLPPGRSQVNMLETRKREHSRKPDEQYDLIEACSPGPYLELFARHPRPGWHVWGDEATTDQVRGQVHKGYQGGPIAPVVVSA, from the coding sequence ATGGCCACGCCACTTCGAGCAGACACACTTGCTACGCCCCCTGACCCGCTCCCGGTAGTCGAAGGTGGCTTTCAGACGGTGCTGGCTGACCCGCCCTGGAGATTCGCCAATCGCACCGGGAAGGTCGCCCCTGAGCATCGTCGGCTCGACCGTTACGACACCATGGATTTGGACGCAATCAAGAACCTGCCGGTCGGTTCCCATGCTGCGGAGAATTCTCACCTTTACCTTTGGGTTCCGAATGCCCTTCTCCCTGAGGGGCTAGCCGTCATGGAATCCTGGGGCTACAGGTATGTGTCGAACATTGTCTGGGCAAAGAGACGTGCGGACGGTGGCCCGGATGGTCGAGGCGTCGGGTTCTACTTTCGGAACGTCACGGAACTGATACTTTTTGGAGTAAGGGGTCGAATGCGGACTCTGCCTCCGGGTCGTTCGCAGGTCAACATGTTGGAGACTCGGAAACGAGAGCACTCACGAAAGCCGGACGAGCAATACGACCTCATTGAGGCTTGCTCTCCCGGTCCTTACTTGGAACTATTCGCTCGGCACCCCAGGCCGGGGTGGCACGTATGGGGAGACGAAGCGACGACAGATCAAGTTCGCGGTCAGGTGCATAAGGGGTATCAGGGTGGTCCAATAGCGCCAGTCGTGGTTTCGGCTTAG